The following proteins come from a genomic window of Coffea arabica cultivar ET-39 chromosome 11c, Coffea Arabica ET-39 HiFi, whole genome shotgun sequence:
- the LOC113718013 gene encoding protein MEI2-like 4 isoform X3 — protein sequence MNDRSMQQDFSLLPSPFPPFFLGSDRITSKIDGTLHTVGVASSPLQKRIQLDSQISNCFDLPDSFLHQDQRAATSIEKHAIGAAGATSRSLPRNFDHDLVTRPNFSVEPASYFMEGEKLNLVGAQYENGLFSSSLSELFSRKLRLSSNNPPYGHSVGAAASQYEEEETFESLEELEAHTIGNLLPDDDDLLSGVTDGVDNITQPNNGDDIEDLDVFSSIGGLELGEDGFPSGQNNSDISGENANGQLVGLGVGEHPFGEHPSRTLFVRNINSNVEDCELRTLFEQYGDIRTLYTACKHRGFVMISYYDIRAARNAMKALQNKPLRRRKLDIHFSIPKDNPSEKDVNQGTLVVFNLDSSVSNDELRQIFGVYGEIKEIRETPHRSHHKFIEFYDVRAAEAALRALNRSDIAGKRIKLEPSRPGGARRLTQPFTSELEQEESSLYLQQTSPRSTASTGFSGPFAHGGIPSSMDNGTIFGSQSASGATVSPFFDNAFHHVVSSAPNSLPSLTRAGSSGNHTRDGESSHSQGEMKLELRSVPNYHPHSLPDYHDGLGNGISCNSPGHMSSNISARPSEMIENTQFCRFGSKGHPVELNDGVFGHSGNGSCPPPGRHYMWSNTHHPQPQGMMWQNSPSFVNGVCTPPHAQQLHAVPRAPNQMLNAVLPQSNHHVGSAPSVNPSLWDRRHAFAGESPDASVFHPGSLGNIRISGNAPHPLEFVPRNIFSGAGGGCVELAVPSKSVGFNSLPQRCMMFPTRGQMIPMINSFDSPNERSRNRRNESNSSQADNKKQFELDIDRIMRGEDKRTTLMIKNIPNKYTSKMLLAAIDERHRGTYDFIYLPIDFKNKCNVGYAFINMTDPSLIIPFYQAFNGKKWEKFNSEKVASLAYARIQGKAALIAHFQNSSLMNEDKRCRPILFHTDGPNAGDQVPFPMGVNVRPRPSKNRATTSEENSQENALNLPNGELCFNGDSASGSVKESD from the exons ATGAATGACAGAAGTATGCAGCAAGACTTTAGCCTTCTTCCCTCTCCTTTCCCCCCTTTTTTTCTTGGGAGTGATAGAATTA CTTCAAAAATTGATGGAACACTTCATACAGTTGGTGTTGCTTCGTCTCCCCTTCAGAAAAGGATACAATTGGATTCTCAAATCAGCAATTGTTTTGATCTTCCAGATTCTTTTCTCCACCAAGACCAGAGGGCTGCTACAAGCATAGAGAAGCATGCTATTGGAGCAGCTGGAGCAACCAGTCGCTCATTACCAAGAAACTTTGACCATGATTTGGTCACAAGGCCTAATTTTAGTGTGGAGCCTGCTTCTTATTTTATGGAAGGGGAAAAATTGAATTTAGTTGGCGCTCAATATGAGAATGGTCTCTTTTCAAGCTCGTTGTCTGAGTTATTTAGCAGGAAAT TGCGACTATCATCGAATAATCCTCCTTATGGTCACTCTGTGGGTGCTGCTGCCTCTCAATATGAGGAAGAGGAGACCTTTGAATCACTCGAAGAACTTGAGGCTCACACAATTGGGAATCTTCTACCTGATGATGACGACCTACTCTCTGGAGTGACTGATGGAGTGGACAATATTACCCAACCCAATAATGGAGATGACATAGAAGATTTAGATGTATTTAGCAGTATTGGAGGATTGGAGCTGGGAGAAGATGGTTTTCCATCGGGACAAAATAATTCTGACATCTCGGGTGAAAATGCCAATGGTCAGTTGGTGGGTTTGGGTGTAGGGGAGCACCCATTTGGAGAACACCCTTCAAGGACACTCTTTGTCAGAAATATTAATAGCAATGTAGAGGATTGTGAGTTACGAACACTTTTCGAG CAATATGGAGATATTCGCACCCTATATACAGCATGTAAGCATCGCGGTTTTGTTATGATTTCATACTATGATATTAGAGCTGCTCGGAATGCAATGAAAGCCCTCCAGAATAAACCATTAAGGCGTAGGAAACTTGACATTCATTTCTCAATTCCAAAG GACAATCCATCAGAGAAAGATGTCAATCAAGGAACTCTTGTGGTTTTTAACCTTGACTCTTCCGTCTCAAATGATGAGCTCCgtcaaatttttggtgtctatGGTGAAATTAAGGAG ATTCGTGAGACTCCGCATAGAAGTCATcacaaatttattgaattttatGATGTGCGAGCAGCAGAAGCTGCACTTCGGGCATTGAATAGGAGTGACATTGCAGGGAAGCGGATTAAGCTCGAACCCAGCCGTCCTGGTGGTGCTAGACG ATTGACGCAGCCATTTACGTCAGAGTTGGAGCAGGAAGAATCTAGTCTTTATTTGCAACAGACAAGCCCTCGAAGTACTGCATCAACTGGATTTTCTG GACCATTTGCACATGGAGGAATTCCATCTAGCATGGATAACGGAACAATCTTTGGGTCCCAATCTGCCAGTGGAGCAACTGTTTCTCCATTCTTTGACAATGCTTTCCACCATGTCGTATCTTCTGCTCCTAACAGCCTACCTTCTTTGACAAGGGCGGGATCTTCTGGCAATCACACCAGAGATGGTGAATCTAGCCATTCACAGGGTGAGATGAAATTAGAGCTCCGGAGTGTGCCAAACTATCATCCTCATTCACTTCCTGATTATCATGATGGGTTGGGAAATGGGATTTCTTGCAATTCCCCAGGCCACATGTCTTCTAATATAAGTGCAAGGCCTTCTGAAATGATTGAGAACACGCAGTTCTGCAGATTCGGCTCAAAAGGGCACCCTGTTGAGCTGAATGATGGTG TTTTTGGTCATTCTGGAAATGGGAGCTGTCCACCTCCTGGACGTCACTATATGTGGAGTAATACGCACCATCCTCAGCCTCAGGGCATGATGTGGCAAAATTCACCTTCATTTGTTAATGGGGTTTGTACTCCTCCTCATGCTCAACAACTGCATGCAGTTCCTCGAGCGCCAAACCAAATGCTCAATGCGGTTCTACCTCAAAGTAACCACCATGTGGGATCTGCACCATCTGTCAATCCTTCTCTTTGGGACAGACGACATGCATTTGCAGGGGAATCTCCTGATGCTTCTGTTTTCCACCCTGGTTCTCTTGGAAATATTAGGATTTCTGGTAATGCACCACATCCTTTGGAATTTGTTCCCCGTAACATTTTTTCGGGTGCTGGAGGAGGCTGCGTGGAGCTGGCGGTTCCTTCCAAAAGTGTTGGATTTAACTCTCTTCCTCAGAGGTGCATGATGTTTCCTACAAGGGGCCAAATGATTCCTATGATAAATTCGTTTGATTCTCCAAATGAAAGGAGTCGAAACCGTAGAAATGAAAGTAATTCGAGTCAGGCTGACAACAAGAAACAGTTTGAACTTGACATTGACCGCATTATGCGAGGAGAAGATAAACGAACAACTCTTATGATAAAGAACATTCCTAACAA ATACACTTCAAAGATGCTTTTGGCTGCAATTGATGAACGCCATCGAGGAACATATGATTTCATCTACTTGCCCATTGATTTTAAG AACAAATGCAATGTGGGGTATGCATTTATCAACATGACCGATCCCTCCTTGATCATCCCATTTTATCAG GCATTCAACGGGAAGAAATGGGAAAAGTTTAATAGTGAAAAAGTAGCCTCCCTTGCATATGCTCGCATACAGGGAAAAGCTGCTCTTATTGCGCACTTCCAAAATTCAAGCTTGATGAATGAAGACAAGCGATGCAGGCCGATACTATTCCACACTGATGGTCCCAATGCAGGTGATCAG